In Halalkalicoccus tibetensis, the genomic window CTCGAGGAGGCCGAGGGGCTCCTCGCCGAGCGGTTCGAGGAACAACGCACCGAGGCGTTCGACTACCTCGAGTCGGTCCGCGAGCACGACCCGGGCGGCGAGGAGCGCGAGGACATCTGGTCGGTCAACGGCGTCGAGCACGTCGACGACCGGATCGAACACCTGATCAGGGACGCCGACCACCGGGTCGTCTTCGGGGCGGGTTCGACGGACCTCGTGAGTACGTCGCTCCGCGAGGCGCTCTCGGAGGCCATCGAGCGCGGCGTCGAGGTGGCGGTCGTCAGCGACAGTCCCGAGGTCCGGGCGCTGTTCGAGGACGGGCCGATCACGGTCCACGCCTCGCCCGAGAACCTGCGAAACGAGCGGGCCGCGCGGATGACCGTCGTCGACGACCGGGCGGTGTTGTTGAGCGTGCGCGGGGACGGCGACGAGCGGGAGGCGGCCTTCTGGAGCGAGTCGAGCGGCTTCGCGACCGTGCTCGTCGAGATCCTCACCGGCTGGCTCGAGACGACCGTCGAGTGATCCGAAGGGCTTAAACGCCGTTCGGCGGTATATCCGGCAACTCGCTGGGGAACGGGCACCAGCGGGCACCCGTGAGACGCGCTTCGCGCGGACACGGGCCGGTATGTGGTCCACGAACGGACTGAACCACTCGACGCCCGTGGTGATAACCCATGGCAAAGAGCTTCTACTCACACATCCGCGAGGCATGGAAGAACCCCAAGGAGGGGGCGCTGGGCGAGCTCCAGTGGCAGCGAAAACAGGAGTGGCGCGAGCAGGGCGCCATCGAGCGCATCGAGCGCCCGACGCGCCTCGACCGCGCGCGCGAGCTGGGCTACAAGGCAAAGCAGGGCATCGTCCTCGCACGCGTCAGCGTGCGCAAGGGCACCGCCCGAAAGCAGCGCCACAAGGCCGGGCGCCGGTCGAAGCGCCAGGGCGTCAACCGCGTCACGCGCGATAAGAACCTCCAGCGCGTCGCCGAGGAACGTGCGACCCGCAAGTTCCGCAACCTTCGAGTCCTGAACTCCTACTCGGTGGGCCAGGACGGCTCCCAGAAGTGGTTCGAAGTGATCCTCGTCGACCCCGAGCACCCCGCGATCGAGAACGACGACGACCTGAACTGGATCTGTGGCGGCAGCCACGAGGGCCGCGCGCTGCGCGGCCTGACGAGCGCCGGCCAGCAGAACCGCGGGCTCGGCACGAAGGGGAAGGGCACGGAGCACACCCGCCCGAGCCGCGACCGCTAACGTTCGGTACTTCTTGCCACGCGCTTATTAACGATCGTACCCGACTAGCGGTATGGCCGACCTCTCGCTCGATCCCACGCAGCTCGACCGGTACTCCAGACACATCATCATGGACGAGATCGGCCCCGAGGGCCAGGCGAAGCTGCTCGATTCCCGCGTGCTCGTCGTCGGTGCCGGTGGACTCGGCTCGCCGATCATCCAGTATCTCGCGGCCGCCGGAATCGGAACCCTCGGAATCGCCGACGACGACAGCGTCGAGCGTTCGAACCTCCAGCGCCAGATCGTCCACGGCGACGCCGACGTCGGCGAGCCGAAAGTCGAGTCGGCGGAACGGTACGTCGAGCGGCTCAACCCCGACATCACCGTCGAGACCCACGAGATCCGGGTCGAGCCCGGAAACGTCGAGGAGCTGATCGCCGACTACGACGTGGTCGTCGACGGCTCGGACAACTTCAGGACCCGGTACCTCGTCAACGACGCCTGCACCCTCTCGAACACGCCCTTCTCCCACGGCGCGATCTACAAGTTCGAGGGCCAGGCGATCACGTTCCCCGCGGGAGAGGGCGAGGAGCGAGGCCCCTGCTACCGGTGTCTCTTCCCGGAGGCCCCGCCCGAGGACGCGGTCGCGGACTGTGCGACCACGGGCGTTCTGGGGGTCCTCCCGGGCACCCTTGGCTGCATCCAGGCGACGGAGGCGATGAAGCTGGTTCTGGGGTTCGGCGAACCCTTGGAGGGGCGGCTGCTGATCTACGACGCCGCCGACATGAGCTTCGAGGAGGTCCCGGTGAGGAAGAACCCCGACTGCCCGGTCTGTGGCGAGGACCCCATCGACTCGATCGAGGACGTCGAGTACGCCGCGGAGGGCTGTCGGGTCAGCGCGGACTGACTCGGGCGAACAGCTCGGGGTCGTAGTCGGCCGTGAGCACCTCGAAGGGCGCGCCGGCGTTGGCCTCGTCGTCGTTGACCTCGTCGGCGTTGAACCGGAAGGCCAGCTCCAGGCGCTCGGCGATCGCGTTCAGGTTGTCGGTCTCGTCGAGCCCGCGGAAGTTCGCCTGGTCGTGGAGGAACAGCGCGCCGCCCCGGTCGACGAACGCCGCGAGCGCGTCGAGCTCCACGGGGTCGAACGCGCGCGGCGGGGTCGTGATCACGAGGCCGTCCGCGTCGGCGAGGGTCGCCCCGTCGATCGCGTCGGCGGGCTCGACTCCGTAGCCCTCGTCCTCGGCGAGACCCCGGAAGCGCTCGAACGCGTCGAGCGACCAGTACTGCTCGTGGGAGCCGTCCCAGCGCACCCGATCGCCGTCGATGAGCGCGTCCCACAGTGAGAGCAGCGCCCGGCCGTTCGCGTCGGCGTAGGTCGCGTGGCCGCCCTGTTTTGCGGGGTCGGCGGCGAGCATCGACCCGATCCCGGCGACCCGCCCGTCGACCGAGACCAGCGGGATCCGTCCGTCGTACCGTACGGGCTCGCTCCGGCCGACGTCGACGTTGTAGGCGGTGGGCTCGGCCCAGAGGGCGACGACCGAGTCGTCGGTTAGCGGAGCGCCGCCGGCGTCGAGCTGGCTCGCCGGCGAGTACATCCGCACTGGAGGACGGGTGGAAGGAGTGGCGGTGGCGACCCCGGACGTGATGCCGAGGGTCGCCCCGGCGGTCGCGAGGAACGTGCGTCGATCCATGGACGACCCATTCCCCGACCCGGGCATATACTTTCAGGTAACTCTAGTATAGAAATTATGTTCGAACCGGGGCCGTAGGCGGAACCGCTTTGGGTCGGTCGACGATAGATCGACCATGAAGCGCACGGAACGGGAGTGGCGGCTCGTCCGCGAGGAGGCGTGGGAGGGGCCGACGAACATGGCGCTGGACGAGGTCGCGGCGGCGACGGCCGCGGCGGGCGGCCCGCGGACGGTGCGGGTCTACCGATGGGAGCCGAGCACACTCTCGCTTGGTTACCACCAGGATTCCCATACCGTCGATTGGGAGTTCTGCGAGCGCGAGGGCATCTCGGTCACCCGGCGACCCACCGGCGGCGGCGGGATCTATCACGATTTGCACGGCGACATCTCCTATACGATCGTCGCGCCGGCCGACGAACTGCCCGGGAACCTGATGGAGAGCTACGAGCTGCTCTGTGAGCCGATCCTCGCTGCCTTCGACCGGCTGGGCGTCGAGGCGGGGTTCGCCGAGGAGCCCCAGCCCGAGATCCACCGGCCAGCCTGCTACCTGCGGGAGCTGCACCCGGCCCACGACGTGGTCGCGGGCGGGAAGAAGATCAGCGGGAACGCCCAGTACCGCCGGAAGGACGCCGTCATCCAGCACGGCTCGGTCACGTTCGAGTCGCTGCCCGAACGCCACCTCTCGACCTTCTCGAACCCCGAAACGACCCCCGAGGAGTTCTCGGATCGGGTGACGAGCCTGCGCGAACAAGGGGTCGAGGACCGCGAGGCGGCCGTCGAAGCGTTCGAGGGCGCTCTGAAGGAGTGGGCCGGCGCCGAGGAGGGGTCGTGGAGCGACGAGGAGCTCCAGGACGCCCGCGAGCGCGCCGACGGGAAGTTCGCGAGCGAGGCGTGGAACCGGGACGGAGACGATCCGCTCGACTGAAAGCCCCCGGGCAGGGAGTGGGGACATGGAGGAAGTCGTCCACGCGAGAGGCCACGAGAACGTCAGCGCCGAGCACGCGAGCACCTTCGAGGTGACGACCGACGACTGGCTCACGCCCGCCGGCGACTGCATCCTCGCCGTCGAGGCCGACCGCGCGCCAGCCGACTTCGCCCCCGCGTTCGTCGAGGCCTGCCGGGACGCCGGGGCGAGGATCACGACCACCTTCGAGGCCGACGGGCACACGGAGGAGGTCGTCGGGCGGGGCCATCCCGACCTCGCCTTCGAGAGCGAGCGCAGCATGGTCGGGCGCACGAGCGAGTACGTCGACGAGCGGACGTTCGTGGTCGGTGCGGGGAAGGCGGCGGCGGGGTTCGACCGCGACCTGATCGAGGCGCTTTCGGCGGGTGCGGAGCTGACGGTCACGGTGCGTGTCGAGCCCGCCGAATAGACGACGGTTTTTGTGCGATGGGGACCCAGAACCGGGTATGAGCGATGAGTCGGAACCGGCCGAGAACATCAGCGGCGGCCCCGAGGGTGGCGGGATCGCGTCGGAGTTCGAGCCGAGCGAGGCGGCGACACGCGCGGAGGCCGTCGTCGACGTGCTGGGGGAGCTCTACTGGCAGAAGACGTACGGCGGACAGGACGCCTTCGAGTGTCTCGTGCGCACGATCCTGAGCCAGAACACGTCGGATAAGGCGAGCCAGCCGGCCCACGAGTCGCTGATGGAGCGGTACTCCAGTGGGGACTTAGTCGAGGCGCTCGCCGAGGCCCGTCAGGACGAACTCGCCGAAACGATCAGTTCGGCGGGGCTCTACAACCGGAAGTCGGAGGTGATGATCGCCGCCGCCGAGGAGATCCGCGAGGAGTTCGGCTCCGAGGAGGAGTTCGACGCGTTCGTACGCGAGGGCGAGCCCGAGGCGGTACGCTCGCGTCTGTTGGAGATCGACGGCGTCGGGCCCAAAACGGCGGACTGCGTGTTGCTGTTTTCCGGTGGTCGGGGCGGCGTCTTCCCGGTCGACACCCACGTCCACCGGATCTACCGCCGGCTGGGGATCGCCCCGCCGAAGGCCGACCACGAGGGGGTCAGGGAGATCCTCGAGGAGGCGGTGCCCGCCGAGAAGTGCGGGTTCGGCCACACCGCGAGCATCCAGTTCGGTCGGGAGTACTGCTCGGCGCGAAAGCCCGCCTGCCTCGACGGTCCGGAGGCTTGCCCGATGTACGACCTCTGTGAGCGGATCGGGGTCGACGAGGTGGAGGAGTCCGTGGTCGACCCGGCCGAAGTCGAGTCGTAGGTCAGCGTGCGGCGAGCACTGCCCCGATCACGAGGAGGAAGGCCGTGAGCGCCATGTTCGGGATCGAGAGCCCGAGCAGTTCGTACTGGATCGTCGTACAGCCGCCGCCGACGGTGCAGGCCCCCTCGCCGACCCGCTGGATGGCCGAGTGGTAGGCAGCGACCGTCGCGCCCGGGATCGCGAGCGCCATCGCGGTCGGAGCGATCCTCGGGTTTCCTTCGAGCGCCGCGATCCCCAGTATGGGTACCAAGGGGTACATGAAGATCCGCTGGTACCAGCACAGCTCGCAGGGAACCAGCCCGAGGACCTCGCTGAAGTAGAGGCTGCCGGCGGTGGCGACCGCCGCGAGCAGGGTTCCGAGGGCGAGCCACTCCCGCGAGCCGAACCGGTGCATTGGACCCGCTTCGCACCCCAGCGTGAGAACGGTTACGCTGCCGTTTGTCAATCAGGACAGAGAGCTCAGTTGCGGATGTGGTGGCCTCGCTTCCCGGCCGCTGGCCGCGAAGCGAACGGGGAAGGGCTGGCGTCCTCAAGAGCGGTGCGCGATCGCGCACCGCGTCCTGCTGTCCTGGCGGACATGCAAAGGGCGAGGCTGACCCGCCAGGGTCAGCCGAGGGCTTTCATTTGAAGCGGAAGGTCTCCAGGTTCTTCGGGGAGAAGGTCCGCATGTTGTAGTCGTGGTACAGCGCCGACGAGAGGTCCTGAACGGAGCGTTCGTCGCCGTGGACACAGAGCACCTTCTCGGGGCGGGGGTTCATCGTCTTGACGAAGTTCTCGAGCCCCTGGCGGTCGGCGTGGCCCGAGAAGCCGTCGACGGTCTCGACCTCGAGGTTCAGGCTCAGGCGGTTCGAGCGCCCGCGGCCGTTGCTCATCGGGATCTCGTCCCAGCCGTTCTGGATGCGCCGCCCCATCGTCCCCTGGGCCTGGTAGCCGACGAACACCATCGTGTTGTCCGGGTCGGGTCCGAGGTGCTCGAGCCAGGACATGATCGGGCCGCCGGTGACCATCCCCGACGTCGAGAGGATGATACACTCCTCGCCGTCGGCGACCTCCTGGCGCTCGTCCTCGCCGCCGTCGATGTGGTTGAAGTAGTCGGCGAGGAAGGGGTTCTGGTCGTCGTGGAAGATCCGGTCGCGGACGTCGTCGTTGAGGTACT contains:
- a CDS encoding disulfide bond formation protein B → MHRFGSREWLALGTLLAAVATAGSLYFSEVLGLVPCELCWYQRIFMYPLVPILGIAALEGNPRIAPTAMALAIPGATVAAYHSAIQRVGEGACTVGGGCTTIQYELLGLSIPNMALTAFLLVIGAVLAAR
- a CDS encoding endonuclease III, with the translated sequence MSDESEPAENISGGPEGGGIASEFEPSEAATRAEAVVDVLGELYWQKTYGGQDAFECLVRTILSQNTSDKASQPAHESLMERYSSGDLVEALAEARQDELAETISSAGLYNRKSEVMIAAAEEIREEFGSEEEFDAFVREGEPEAVRSRLLEIDGVGPKTADCVLLFSGGRGGVFPVDTHVHRIYRRLGIAPPKADHEGVREILEEAVPAEKCGFGHTASIQFGREYCSARKPACLDGPEACPMYDLCERIGVDEVEESVVDPAEVES
- a CDS encoding 50S ribosomal protein L15e, translating into MAKSFYSHIREAWKNPKEGALGELQWQRKQEWREQGAIERIERPTRLDRARELGYKAKQGIVLARVSVRKGTARKQRHKAGRRSKRQGVNRVTRDKNLQRVAEERATRKFRNLRVLNSYSVGQDGSQKWFEVILVDPEHPAIENDDDLNWICGGSHEGRALRGLTSAGQQNRGLGTKGKGTEHTRPSRDR
- a CDS encoding biotin/lipoate A/B protein ligase family protein, which translates into the protein MKRTEREWRLVREEAWEGPTNMALDEVAAATAAAGGPRTVRVYRWEPSTLSLGYHQDSHTVDWEFCEREGISVTRRPTGGGGIYHDLHGDISYTIVAPADELPGNLMESYELLCEPILAAFDRLGVEAGFAEEPQPEIHRPACYLRELHPAHDVVAGGKKISGNAQYRRKDAVIQHGSVTFESLPERHLSTFSNPETTPEEFSDRVTSLREQGVEDREAAVEAFEGALKEWAGAEEGSWSDEELQDARERADGKFASEAWNRDGDDPLD
- a CDS encoding nuclease, whose protein sequence is MDRRTFLATAGATLGITSGVATATPSTRPPVRMYSPASQLDAGGAPLTDDSVVALWAEPTAYNVDVGRSEPVRYDGRIPLVSVDGRVAGIGSMLAADPAKQGGHATYADANGRALLSLWDALIDGDRVRWDGSHEQYWSLDAFERFRGLAEDEGYGVEPADAIDGATLADADGLVITTPPRAFDPVELDALAAFVDRGGALFLHDQANFRGLDETDNLNAIAERLELAFRFNADEVNDDEANAGAPFEVLTADYDPELFARVSPR
- a CDS encoding TrmB family transcriptional regulator, translated to MTTDETAAVDALESLGLSNYEAKVFIALQTLGTGTARDVYRVSEIPRSQVYGAAENLAERGLIEVQHSTPMQYRPVSLEEAEGLLAERFEEQRTEAFDYLESVREHDPGGEEREDIWSVNGVEHVDDRIEHLIRDADHRVVFGAGSTDLVSTSLREALSEAIERGVEVAVVSDSPEVRALFEDGPITVHASPENLRNERAARMTVVDDRAVLLSVRGDGDEREAAFWSESSGFATVLVEILTGWLETTVE
- the ubaA gene encoding SAMP-activating enzyme E1, which codes for MADLSLDPTQLDRYSRHIIMDEIGPEGQAKLLDSRVLVVGAGGLGSPIIQYLAAAGIGTLGIADDDSVERSNLQRQIVHGDADVGEPKVESAERYVERLNPDITVETHEIRVEPGNVEELIADYDVVVDGSDNFRTRYLVNDACTLSNTPFSHGAIYKFEGQAITFPAGEGEERGPCYRCLFPEAPPEDAVADCATTGVLGVLPGTLGCIQATEAMKLVLGFGEPLEGRLLIYDAADMSFEEVPVRKNPDCPVCGEDPIDSIEDVEYAAEGCRVSAD
- a CDS encoding DUF371 domain-containing protein yields the protein MEEVVHARGHENVSAEHASTFEVTTDDWLTPAGDCILAVEADRAPADFAPAFVEACRDAGARITTTFEADGHTEEVVGRGHPDLAFESERSMVGRTSEYVDERTFVVGAGKAAAGFDRDLIEALSAGAELTVTVRVEPAE